The Corynebacterium minutissimum genome includes the window CTTCAGGCCCTTGCGCTCAATGCGGGAGATGATCTCGCCCACGTGGCCGTTCTTCACGCCGTCCGGCTTGATGAGAATGAGTGTACGTTCAGTCATACGGCACATAGTACAGGTAAGCCGTGCTCGCGTCCGCGCAGAGGGCTATTAAGTGAGACGTCGCACGATTTCTTCGGCACGCTCGTGGCTGGTGCCACGGAACCACATCTGAACCTGGCGCACGGCGGTGCCGAACTGGCCGTTGTCGAGCAAACCCTGAAGCTCCTCGCGGTGCCAGCCCTCAAGATCCTCAAACTGGACTGGGCGCTGCTCACTCCGGCTTTTTAGCATTCCCACGACAAGGAAAATGAAGGCGGGGACGAGCAGGGCGAGCGGGAGTGCATAGCCGCCATTGACAATCTTGGCCACCACAGCCGCGAGACAAAGAAGTGCGGAGAGACCGAAGAGAAAGTAGCGCATGCCCGCTAGTCTAGCGCGTTCAGTGTGGAGTCTAGCCACATACGCGAGCTCATAAGCAGGTGCTTTGCTGCGGCTGTATGCGGGGCCCAGAGTTCAAAAGCGTGAACGCCACCTTCGACGACCTCGCACTGCGTGGGTACGCCAGCTGCCTCAAGGCGCTCGGCATAATCCAGGATTTCGTTATAGAAGAGCTCGCTTTGCCCGGCATAGAGCCAGGCAGACGGCAATCCAGTGAGGTCCGCACGGCGGCCCGGCACAGCATAGGGCGCAGTCGGGTCATCCTGGACGTAGTAACGCCAGGCCTGCGCATTGGAATCTGCGTCCCAGATGACGTTGCGCTCATCGGACGCAGCGCGGTCATCGAGCATGGGACAAAACAGCCACTGCCCCACCGGCTGGGTTCCGCCCTCGTCATAAAGGCGCTGGCACAGAGCCGCAGTAAGCCCGCCGCCAGCGCTTTGGCCACCAATGACGATGCGGTCGGCGCGTACCCCAAGCTCATCGGCATGGTTAAGGAGCCAGTGGTGGGCCGAGTGTACGTCGTCAAGCGCTGCCGGGTACGGATGTTCCGGGGCGAAACGATAGTGCGGTGCCACCACCGTCACACCCAGCTGCGCGGCGGTGTCCTTGAGATGCTTAACGTCCTGGCGGGGATGCCCCATGAGCAGACCGCCGCCATGAATCCACAACACCACGGCGCGGGGATTATCCGGCTCATAAATGGTGGCACGGATGTCGCGGTTTTTCACGCGGCGGGTACGCACACCGTAAATGTACGGCGCGGGCCACAGCGCCGGAACGACGCGGCCAGCGCGGCGGATGAGCGGATTCGTCGGATCGAACAACGACATGACTGCCGCACCCGCGCGCAATTCCGGCCGAATATACACAGACTGCTCTCCCCCTCGCTCTACTTACTTCTCGTTGAGGTGCTGGGTGGTGAGGTAGCCGCGCTCCATACGAGCCACGATGACGGAGCGCATATACGCCGCCAGCGCCCAGAGCAGGGCAAAGATGATGAAGATGGTCGCTACTGACCAGTGGATCATAAAGCCCAGCACGATGCCGATGATGTGGAGGACAATCTGCGCGCCCACAATCCACGGCTTGTTCATGAAGGGGAAAGACGCCAGCAACAGCACCATGAAGCCGATGACCACGCCGTAGTTGAACGGGGTCCACAGGGTGCCATCGTAGAGCTTGTACAGCATGGGCAGAGCAAGAACCAGGGTGAGCAGCTCCAGCGTGAGGGAGCTGGCCACGACCATGCCGCCAAACTGCTTGAGCGGGTCCTTCACCGGGGCTTGGCCGAGGCCTAGCGGGCCAATCTCGTCTTCGGGGATGGGTTTGCGGGAACTCATGCGGGCTCCTTTCCAAAGAGTGCGCGGGCATCGCCGGCGGTGACCACAGAACCGGTGATGATGATGCCGGAACCGGACTGGACGTCAGCATCCTCTGCCAGCTCGACGGCCTGGGTATAGGCGCCGGGCAGGTCGGGTTCGACGAAGACGCGCTCCTCGCCGAAGATGTCGCGGGCTATTTCCGCCAACTCATAGGCATCGCG containing:
- a CDS encoding alpha/beta hydrolase, encoding MSLFDPTNPLIRRAGRVVPALWPAPYIYGVRTRRVKNRDIRATIYEPDNPRAVVLWIHGGGLLMGHPRQDVKHLKDTAAQLGVTVVAPHYRFAPEHPYPAALDDVHSAHHWLLNHADELGVRADRIVIGGQSAGGGLTAALCQRLYDEGGTQPVGQWLFCPMLDDRAASDERNVIWDADSNAQAWRYYVQDDPTAPYAVPGRRADLTGLPSAWLYAGQSELFYNEILDYAERLEAAGVPTQCEVVEGGVHAFELWAPHTAAAKHLLMSSRMWLDSTLNALD
- a CDS encoding DUF4233 domain-containing protein; translation: MSSRKPIPEDEIGPLGLGQAPVKDPLKQFGGMVVASSLTLELLTLVLALPMLYKLYDGTLWTPFNYGVVIGFMVLLLASFPFMNKPWIVGAQIVLHIIGIVLGFMIHWSVATIFIIFALLWALAAYMRSVIVARMERGYLTTQHLNEK